The following coding sequences lie in one Thermodesulforhabdaceae bacterium genomic window:
- a CDS encoding FliH/SctL family protein: protein MSKGGIIKKSYEASDVEPFSFENFDESVSQGRDLVQVEPTEEKSEGEERSDSVRTDLSNEVRMELLQPPDIEELVIKRLSEVEREAQEIKNRAFEEGRAEGYQVGYEQGMEDAREIARQCGETLKSLSNLPYSIMNDYKEWLIEAAFTIAKHIIQGELTTKPQALLGFIGRLAKEMEDNVPITVFLNPEDLSLLRIGSDFDEWARTQGKALRLAEDPALERGSCRLESDLALLDATLSKLLEEMKREIFIESAR from the coding sequence TTGTCTAAAGGAGGGATTATTAAAAAATCTTATGAAGCCTCCGACGTTGAGCCTTTTTCCTTTGAGAACTTTGACGAGTCAGTCAGTCAAGGTCGTGATTTAGTACAGGTGGAACCAACGGAAGAAAAAAGTGAAGGTGAAGAAAGAAGTGATTCGGTCCGAACAGATTTATCAAATGAGGTTCGGATGGAACTTCTTCAGCCTCCGGACATCGAGGAGCTTGTTATAAAAAGGCTCAGCGAGGTTGAACGGGAGGCTCAGGAGATCAAGAATCGGGCTTTCGAAGAAGGCCGTGCCGAGGGATACCAGGTTGGTTATGAGCAGGGTATGGAGGATGCTCGAGAAATAGCTAGACAGTGTGGAGAAACTCTAAAATCGCTAAGTAATCTTCCTTATTCCATTATGAACGATTACAAGGAGTGGCTCATCGAAGCGGCTTTCACCATTGCAAAGCATATTATTCAAGGAGAACTTACAACCAAGCCCCAGGCACTACTTGGATTTATCGGAAGGCTTGCAAAAGAAATGGAGGATAACGTTCCAATAACGGTCTTTCTTAATCCTGAAGATCTGTCTTTACTTAGAATTGGGTCCGATTTTGACGAATGGGCTCGCACTCAGGGAAAGGCATTGAGGCTTGCGGAAGATCCTGCTCTGGAGCGGGGAAGTTGTCGGCTTGAGAGCGATCTAGCTTTGTTGGATGCGACTCTTAGCAAGTTGTTGGAAGAGATGAAAAGAGAAATATTTATAGAATCTGCAAGATAA
- the purF gene encoding amidophosphoribosyltransferase has translation MKKSLPLLEKFIPSKREECGIFGVYGHEDAAKLTYFGLYALQHRGQESAGIAVSDGGCLRDYRHMGLVSEVFKEETLRHLQGYLAIGHVRYSTTGSSLLTNAQPFTMFHGHEYYAIAHNGNLVNAYELRQELEAEGAIFRTTMDTEVIMHLVARNLKYGLEEALIRALERVKGAYSLVLCTRDNLIAVRDPRGFRPLCLGQINSDTYVVASETCAFDLIEAKYLRDIEPGEILFINHNGCRSIKPFKVEQSRYCIFEFIYFARPDSSIFGQNVYMVRKKLGHTLARENAITGDMVMPFPDSGNYAALGFSEVSGIPFEMGIIRNHYVGRTFIQPSQSMRTFAVRVKLNPVKELIKGKRIILIEDSIIRGTTTRTRINALRQAGAKELSMLVSCPPHRFPCPYGIDFSTKGELIAASHSLEEIRQFIGLDALNYLSLKGLLEATGYGLDDHPFCIACFTGEYAVPYERELQKDCFER, from the coding sequence ATGAAAAAATCACTCCCTTTGCTTGAAAAATTTATTCCTTCGAAGCGAGAAGAATGCGGAATATTTGGCGTTTATGGACACGAAGATGCGGCGAAACTTACCTACTTTGGACTCTACGCCCTTCAACATCGGGGACAGGAAAGTGCTGGTATTGCCGTGTCTGATGGTGGTTGTCTAAGGGATTATCGCCACATGGGACTTGTATCGGAAGTATTCAAAGAAGAAACGCTTCGGCATCTTCAGGGGTATCTTGCAATCGGTCACGTGCGTTATTCCACCACCGGATCATCTCTTCTCACTAATGCTCAGCCCTTCACTATGTTTCACGGTCACGAATACTATGCCATCGCCCACAACGGGAACCTGGTTAATGCCTACGAACTCCGTCAGGAACTGGAAGCCGAAGGTGCTATCTTCAGGACGACTATGGACACAGAAGTCATCATGCACCTGGTGGCGAGAAACCTCAAATACGGGCTTGAGGAAGCTCTGATTAGAGCTCTAGAACGAGTTAAAGGCGCCTATTCTCTGGTGCTTTGCACTCGTGATAATCTCATCGCTGTGAGAGATCCTCGAGGATTCCGCCCTCTATGCCTTGGACAGATCAACAGCGATACCTATGTTGTGGCATCTGAAACCTGTGCGTTCGATCTTATTGAAGCCAAATATCTGAGAGACATTGAGCCCGGCGAAATTCTGTTTATAAATCACAACGGTTGTCGATCTATTAAACCGTTTAAGGTGGAGCAATCAAGATACTGCATCTTCGAGTTCATATACTTTGCTCGCCCTGATAGCTCCATTTTTGGTCAAAATGTCTATATGGTAAGAAAAAAACTTGGTCATACTCTCGCCAGAGAAAATGCCATAACGGGTGATATGGTCATGCCCTTTCCCGATTCGGGCAATTACGCTGCGCTTGGTTTTTCTGAAGTATCTGGTATTCCTTTCGAGATGGGCATCATAAGAAACCATTACGTAGGTAGAACCTTTATCCAACCAAGTCAGAGCATGAGAACCTTCGCCGTCAGAGTAAAGCTCAACCCAGTAAAGGAACTCATCAAAGGAAAACGAATCATCTTAATTGAAGATTCCATCATTCGCGGGACTACCACAAGAACCAGAATTAACGCACTCAGGCAGGCTGGCGCTAAAGAACTCAGCATGCTTGTGAGCTGTCCGCCTCACCGTTTCCCATGTCCATACGGTATCGATTTCTCAACCAAAGGGGAACTCATAGCCGCATCTCACAGTTTGGAAGAGATTCGACAATTCATAGGACTGGATGCTTTGAATTATCTCAGTCTGAAAGGTCTATTGGAAGCAACTGGTTACGGGCTTGATGATCATCCCTTCTGCATAGCCTGTTTCACTGGAGAATATGCTGTGCCATACGAGAGAGAGCTTCAAAAAGATTGTTTTGAAAGATAA
- the fliG gene encoding flagellar motor switch protein FliG: MPEKKDKKLSGPQKAAILVLALGEQVAAEIIKHLNADEIKKLGVEMSNLRGVDPKTTTEVLSDFSEQFQDSEAIRILGEEYFRQLLPNALGPDAAQDVIKSIEKEKEKIPFKNIRDMDARVLANFLRAEHPQTIALVMSHLGEDKAAQVLANLPPGLQFEVINRIVNLETVPAEIVREVDEALERELLSLGGEMQQVLGGVKKVAEILNRCDRKTSDSVIQALEEADAETAEKVRKLMFVFDDLVAVPDVGIRELLKEVDNKDLVVALKTASEELKQKILRNLSKRAAQILEEDLAVLGPVRLSEVEAAQQRIIEVARRLEKEGRIILAGGEGGDALV, from the coding sequence ATGCCGGAGAAAAAGGATAAGAAGCTTTCAGGACCTCAGAAAGCCGCCATCCTGGTATTAGCTTTAGGAGAACAGGTAGCTGCAGAAATAATCAAACATCTTAATGCCGACGAGATTAAAAAGCTCGGTGTTGAAATGAGCAATCTTAGAGGGGTAGATCCAAAAACCACGACAGAGGTCTTATCGGATTTTTCTGAACAGTTTCAAGATTCGGAAGCTATTCGTATTCTTGGTGAAGAATATTTTAGGCAGCTTTTACCAAATGCTTTGGGACCCGATGCGGCTCAGGATGTGATTAAGTCCATAGAAAAAGAGAAAGAAAAGATCCCTTTCAAAAACATCCGTGATATGGACGCTCGAGTCCTGGCGAATTTCCTTAGAGCAGAACACCCGCAAACGATTGCTCTTGTTATGTCCCATTTGGGGGAAGATAAGGCAGCTCAAGTTCTTGCTAATTTACCTCCAGGACTCCAATTCGAAGTGATAAACCGTATCGTCAATCTGGAAACTGTTCCTGCTGAAATTGTTAGAGAAGTTGATGAAGCTCTTGAACGGGAACTCTTATCTCTGGGCGGTGAAATGCAACAGGTACTTGGTGGAGTAAAAAAAGTTGCGGAAATTCTGAACCGCTGTGATCGTAAAACCAGCGATTCAGTTATTCAGGCTCTGGAAGAAGCGGATGCTGAAACGGCGGAAAAAGTTCGTAAACTTATGTTCGTCTTTGACGACCTTGTGGCCGTGCCCGACGTGGGCATCCGTGAGCTTCTCAAGGAAGTGGACAACAAGGATCTCGTGGTTGCGCTCAAGACTGCCTCGGAAGAGCTTAAGCAGAAGATTTTAAGGAATCTCTCCAAACGCGCCGCCCAGATTCTCGAAGAAGATCTTGCTGTGCTTGGTCCTGTTAGACTGAGCGAAGTCGAAGCGGCTCAGCAGAGAATTATTGAAGTGGCTCGTCGGTTGGAAAAGGAGGGGCGTATAATTCTTGCAGGTGGCGAAGGAGGCGATGCTCTTGTCTAA
- a CDS encoding M48 family metalloprotease, producing MYGQIIRFIIVVFLYVVKPADTKPFMNPWLSVLLFSLQFGLFYLLCKVVFVRHTRRTISPSVEDYFRTEVLLGIISIPFFAFVTYGIDIKYFLSFIPGFKASMTISNAFAFLLYFTYLCLIWFSGYEFFCKAFHTNVSIRNHLRNQIRFYSGFVIPWLVLSFFSDIVNYALPWKFFKTEGGHLISTILGFVIFSFFGVGFIVKTWQCKPLPRGPKRDLIERFLKAHQFSVRDILLWTPLASERDLTAGIMGFLPRFRYILITPALLEVLSDEELLSVIAHEMGHIRKFHMPFYLAFFTGYILIVYAFSDFVILWVLSREKLISLAATSDFFSVTVLALLTTIPFLIFLLVYFRFIFGYFSRNCERQADLYTLELLGTPLPLTNSLRKIAVLSGNVGNKRNWHHYSIIERIEFIQEAGYNPSVGEAHNKKLATKMKIWFLVVVLLVICGLAIKKSSWFERAMLDTNLKVVATAVNQSFWDPRFYAAYGGYLIEKGSYEYAEKVLTRGLLLFKDDPEILNTLAWLYATAPPPLRNPARAVELAEKATKLSPESAHIWDTLAEAYYSYGSYEKALEAINKAIDLNSPPKDYYLKQREKIQRRLIKKSS from the coding sequence ATGTATGGGCAAATAATTCGCTTTATAATCGTGGTTTTCCTGTACGTAGTTAAGCCAGCTGATACTAAGCCTTTCATGAATCCATGGCTGAGTGTATTGCTTTTTTCACTTCAATTCGGATTGTTTTATTTGCTTTGCAAAGTAGTCTTTGTCAGACACACAAGAAGAACTATATCACCTTCGGTTGAAGATTATTTTAGAACTGAAGTTCTCCTGGGCATCATTTCCATACCCTTCTTTGCTTTTGTTACTTATGGGATTGACATCAAGTATTTTCTATCCTTTATTCCGGGCTTCAAAGCCTCAATGACAATATCTAATGCCTTTGCTTTCCTACTATATTTTACTTATCTATGCCTGATCTGGTTTAGTGGATACGAATTTTTCTGCAAAGCCTTCCATACAAACGTTTCGATTAGGAATCACCTCAGGAACCAAATTCGGTTTTATTCTGGTTTTGTAATTCCCTGGTTGGTTTTATCCTTCTTTTCCGACATTGTGAATTATGCTCTCCCGTGGAAATTTTTCAAAACCGAAGGTGGTCATCTTATATCGACTATTCTCGGCTTTGTAATTTTTTCCTTTTTCGGCGTAGGCTTTATAGTCAAGACGTGGCAATGCAAGCCCCTACCACGAGGACCTAAAAGGGATCTAATTGAACGCTTCCTTAAGGCTCACCAGTTCTCAGTAAGGGATATTCTTTTGTGGACACCTCTTGCCTCCGAAAGAGACCTAACAGCCGGGATCATGGGTTTTCTTCCCCGCTTTCGTTATATTCTAATAACTCCCGCTTTGCTGGAAGTCTTAAGTGATGAAGAACTTCTTTCTGTAATCGCCCACGAAATGGGACATATCAGGAAATTCCATATGCCCTTTTACTTGGCCTTTTTCACTGGATATATCCTGATAGTTTATGCCTTTAGTGATTTCGTAATTTTATGGGTGCTCAGTCGAGAAAAGTTGATATCGCTTGCAGCTACATCCGATTTCTTTTCTGTAACTGTTCTAGCTTTGCTCACTACCATCCCTTTCTTGATTTTCCTACTTGTCTATTTCCGCTTCATTTTTGGATACTTTTCCAGAAACTGTGAGCGGCAAGCTGACCTCTACACTCTAGAGTTACTGGGCACTCCTCTTCCTCTTACAAACTCCCTGAGGAAAATAGCGGTTCTTAGTGGAAACGTGGGTAACAAACGTAACTGGCATCATTACAGTATAATAGAGCGCATAGAGTTTATTCAGGAAGCAGGCTATAATCCTTCTGTAGGGGAAGCTCACAACAAAAAACTCGCTACCAAAATGAAAATCTGGTTCTTAGTGGTGGTGCTTCTGGTAATTTGTGGCTTAGCAATCAAAAAAAGTTCGTGGTTTGAGCGTGCCATGTTGGACACAAATCTTAAGGTTGTAGCCACTGCTGTCAACCAATCATTCTGGGATCCCCGTTTCTATGCCGCTTATGGCGGGTATCTAATAGAAAAGGGATCTTACGAATACGCCGAGAAAGTTCTTACCAGAGGACTTTTACTTTTCAAAGATGATCCAGAAATTTTGAATACTCTAGCATGGCTTTATGCAACTGCTCCCCCTCCACTTAGAAACCCTGCTAGAGCTGTTGAACTTGCTGAAAAGGCAACAAAACTAAGCCCAGAAAGCGCCCATATATGGGACACTTTAGCCGAAGCATACTACTCCTATGGTTCCTACGAAAAAGCTCTGGAAGCCATAAATAAAGCCATTGATCTGAATTCTCCACCAAAAGACTATTACCTGAAACAAAGAGAAAAAATCCAAAGGCGGCTGATAAAGAAAAGTTCTTGA
- a CDS encoding FliI/YscN family ATPase, with protein MAIDKDYLGLYEILNRGFKSAPFVKYGRVIRLVGNLIEVEGLNCAVGELCSIYPGDGFDPIIGEVVGFQEKRMKLSPMSPIRGIRPGCLVRRYEASDSIIVSDELIGRVIDAVGSPIDGRELPNTHGIPYPLKSSTVNPLTRPLITQQLDVGIRAINGLLPIGKGQRMGIFAGSGVGKSTLLGMIARYTSADINVIALVGERGREVREFLERELGEDGLSHSVVIVATSDQPATLRIRAAYVACAIAEYFRDKGKDVLLLMDSVTRFAMAAREVGLAAGEPPTSRGYTPSVFSMLPQLLERAGNFERGSITGIYTVLVEGDDMDDPIADTVRSILDGHIVLDRGLAQNRHYPAIDVLKSVSRLTDQIASPEHRNLAKRFIEILAQYKRNEDMIRIGAYVKGSHPETDYAISMIDKLNAYLRQPIEEKCTIEESISMLRALLG; from the coding sequence ATGGCGATCGATAAAGACTATTTAGGACTTTACGAAATATTGAATCGCGGCTTTAAGTCTGCTCCCTTTGTAAAATACGGGCGAGTGATCAGACTGGTGGGAAATCTTATTGAAGTAGAAGGATTGAACTGCGCTGTGGGTGAACTTTGTTCAATTTACCCGGGCGACGGATTTGATCCTATAATTGGGGAAGTGGTGGGCTTTCAGGAAAAGCGAATGAAGTTAAGCCCCATGTCGCCCATTAGAGGAATTCGTCCTGGATGCCTTGTTAGGCGGTATGAAGCTTCAGATTCCATTATTGTTTCTGATGAACTTATCGGAAGAGTCATAGACGCTGTAGGAAGTCCGATAGATGGCAGAGAATTACCAAACACTCATGGAATTCCCTATCCTCTTAAAAGTTCTACCGTTAATCCTCTTACTAGACCCCTTATTACTCAACAACTAGACGTAGGGATTCGAGCTATTAACGGTCTTCTGCCTATAGGAAAAGGACAGAGAATGGGAATCTTTGCAGGATCAGGTGTGGGCAAAAGCACTCTTCTTGGGATGATCGCTCGCTACACCTCGGCTGACATCAATGTCATAGCTCTTGTTGGTGAGCGAGGACGAGAAGTGCGAGAATTTTTAGAGCGAGAATTGGGCGAAGATGGTTTGTCTCATTCGGTTGTTATCGTGGCAACATCTGACCAGCCGGCAACTCTTCGCATAAGGGCTGCCTATGTTGCTTGCGCTATAGCCGAATATTTTCGAGATAAGGGAAAAGATGTTCTTCTTTTGATGGATTCTGTGACTCGCTTCGCTATGGCCGCTCGTGAAGTAGGTCTTGCCGCTGGAGAGCCTCCAACAAGCAGAGGATACACCCCAAGTGTGTTCAGTATGTTACCTCAGTTGTTGGAAAGAGCTGGAAATTTTGAAAGAGGATCTATCACGGGAATTTACACTGTTCTCGTTGAAGGTGATGATATGGACGATCCAATTGCCGATACAGTTCGATCTATACTTGATGGGCACATTGTCTTAGATAGAGGACTTGCTCAGAACCGCCATTATCCTGCCATTGATGTTCTTAAAAGCGTCAGCCGTCTGACAGATCAAATTGCTTCACCAGAACATCGTAACCTTGCAAAAAGATTTATAGAAATTCTAGCGCAGTATAAACGTAATGAAGACATGATAAGAATTGGAGCTTATGTTAAGGGCTCTCATCCTGAAACCGATTACGCTATCAGCATGATTGATAAGCTAAATGCTTATCTTCGCCAACCCATTGAGGAAAAATGCACTATAGAAGAATCCATATCAATGTTGAGAGCACTTCTTGGCTGA
- the fliJ gene encoding flagellar export protein FliJ produces the protein MAFKFRYDGLLEYREKLLEREQYELAKIAQEASSIEKECLRLEMERFKWSEIFSAKQSEGISPEECRLFSENLEALERRLLAEQAKLRDVMKRLEQQREKLIEMKKKVEMLKALKEQEEERYRKEETKLAQKASDEMVVLNWGKDSNDV, from the coding sequence ATGGCTTTCAAGTTCCGATACGATGGTTTGCTAGAATATCGAGAGAAGCTTCTTGAACGGGAGCAGTATGAACTGGCAAAGATTGCTCAGGAGGCAAGCTCGATCGAAAAAGAATGTCTTAGGCTCGAGATGGAACGATTCAAATGGTCGGAAATTTTTTCAGCTAAGCAAAGTGAAGGGATTTCTCCTGAAGAATGTCGTTTGTTTTCGGAAAATCTCGAGGCTTTGGAACGTCGTTTGCTTGCCGAACAGGCTAAGTTGCGAGATGTTATGAAAAGGCTTGAACAGCAACGTGAGAAACTTATTGAGATGAAGAAAAAAGTTGAGATGTTAAAAGCGTTGAAAGAACAGGAAGAGGAACGATACAGGAAGGAAGAGACAAAACTTGCTCAAAAGGCAAGTGATGAAATGGTAGTCCTTAATTGGGGAAAGGATTCCAATGATGTCTAA
- a CDS encoding KpsF/GutQ family sugar-phosphate isomerase: MVDHEDVKIVEWAKEVLSTEIEGILAVRERLGIEFVHAIELIEKCRGRVITVGIGKSGIVARKVAATLSSTGTPAFFLHPSEALHGDLGMVRSKDVLIVISNSGETDEIYQIIKALKLIEVKIIALTGNPLSRIALLSDVVIDVSVPKEACPLGLAPTTSTTASLAVGDAIAVVLAKLRNFNPKDFRRLHPGGHLGERLRVPLIQIMREGDEIPWVRSDDSIEKAIQEMNEKGLGATLVAESDDSGEKVEPRLCGIFTDGDLRRAFVRWGAALYERTVREVMTPRPKTIALDRFVSDALEMMERHLITVLPIVDYKGTVRGIIHLHDLLGKGKIEFKMTNGADSHL, encoded by the coding sequence ATGGTAGATCACGAAGACGTTAAAATAGTTGAATGGGCAAAAGAGGTTTTATCTACCGAGATTGAAGGAATTTTAGCTGTAAGAGAAAGACTGGGTATTGAATTTGTTCATGCTATTGAACTCATTGAAAAGTGCCGAGGGCGTGTAATCACGGTCGGTATCGGGAAGTCCGGCATTGTGGCTCGTAAAGTTGCGGCAACTCTTAGCAGCACTGGCACTCCAGCTTTTTTCTTGCATCCGTCGGAAGCTCTTCATGGGGATCTCGGCATGGTTCGCTCCAAAGATGTTTTGATTGTAATATCTAACAGCGGTGAAACAGACGAAATTTACCAGATCATCAAAGCATTAAAACTAATCGAGGTTAAAATTATCGCTCTTACAGGCAACCCTTTATCAAGAATAGCTCTACTTAGTGACGTTGTTATCGATGTGTCGGTTCCAAAGGAAGCCTGCCCACTGGGCCTTGCTCCTACAACAAGCACTACTGCTTCTCTGGCTGTAGGAGATGCTATCGCCGTGGTTCTTGCAAAGCTCAGGAATTTTAATCCAAAGGATTTTCGACGTCTTCACCCCGGTGGACACCTTGGTGAAAGACTTCGAGTTCCGCTTATTCAAATCATGCGAGAAGGAGATGAAATTCCCTGGGTCAGATCCGATGATTCGATTGAGAAAGCCATCCAGGAGATGAACGAAAAAGGGCTGGGAGCTACACTTGTAGCGGAATCAGATGATTCTGGCGAAAAAGTTGAACCTCGCTTATGTGGGATATTTACTGATGGAGATCTTCGGCGAGCCTTTGTTCGTTGGGGAGCAGCTTTATACGAACGCACGGTCAGAGAGGTGATGACCCCCCGCCCTAAAACGATTGCGTTGGACCGTTTTGTTTCAGATGCTCTGGAAATGATGGAACGCCACCTTATAACTGTCCTGCCAATTGTGGATTATAAAGGAACGGTGCGAGGCATCATTCATCTTCACGACTTGCTCGGAAAAGGTAAAATAGAGTTTAAAATGACTAATGGAGCGGATTCGCATCTCTAG